DNA from Flavobacterium aestivum:
GTGTTGCGTTGTCATTTCGATTTCGCGCATATTCACACGACCTGACAGATAAAGATACTTATTTAGTAAATCGCCATGACGATTCTCTTCACCAGTCCATTCACGTACCCATTTTGCCCAACCATTTCTTTCTAAGTTATCAACTCCTTCTACTTCCATCAACCAATTTTCGTAGGTTGGCAAAGCTTCTTCAGTAATCATATCCCCTACCATAGCAACCCAAAAATCGTATGGTAAATCTTTTGAAATCTCTCTAAGTTCTTTTACTTCTTCAAGAAAGTTATCACTTTCTGAATTTGGTAAAAAATCAGATGGCTGCCAAATTTGCTCCACTGGTATCAAGTATTGATCAACAAAACTGTCAACCTTTTTTTCTAGAAATTGCATAACCTCTAGACGAATGTTCTTTATAGACATCTTATATAAATATTAAATTTTTATTCCTTTTACAACTGCCGTTTCGGCCATTTTTACTATTTCATCAGAACCATAATCCTTAACCGCGATTGCTTCGTGTACTACAAAGGTAATACGATTTCCTAAACCATATGGAAAAGTTCCATATTTTACCAATTTCCATGAATTATTGATACTTACCGGAACTACATATGCCGATGGTGCATACTTGCATAAAATTTTCAATCCGCTTTGAGCAAACTCTTTTGGTTTCCCGTTTTTGCTACGTGTTCCTTCTGGAAAAATAACTGCTGATCTTTTTTCTTTTTCTATATATTCAGATAATTTTTTAATAGATGGTATCGCTTGTTTTGGATCTTTACGGTCAATAAGTACAGAACCTCCATGTCTCAAATTAAACGAAACACTTGGAACTCCCTTCCCTAATTCTTTCTTACTCACAAATTTTGGATGAGATCGTCGCAAGAACCAAATCATAGCAATAATATCATACAAACTCTGATGATTAGCAACAAATATAACTGGTACCCCTTTTGGTATATTTTCTCTTCCTTCAAAACTGAAAGTAGTACCCAACAAAAGAACTATTTTCAATAAAATAAAATTAAGATAATCGACACTTTTCTTATGCGCCTGATATCCAAAAGCATTTAAACAAATCCATTGAATCGGGTGAAAAACCACCAATGTCAAAAGAACTAACATTAAAACAACAAAAGATAAGGGATACGAAATAATTTTTTGCATACTATTAAATTTGGCACAAAAGTAAGAAATATATTTTTAGGAGTATTTATATCACTTACAACAAAATAAATATTACCATTTTACTAACATTCAATTACTTACAATTAAAATCTCATTTGCCAAGCAAAATTAAAAAATTAAAAAATAGTTAAAAAAGGGCGCTAAAACAACCTATTGTATCGCCGTACATTAATTGTACCTTTGCATTCTCATAACTTTGCTTTGTACAAAATGAATTTTACCTATCCCAAAACAGAAAAACTAAAAAGTAAAATCACTATCGGTTTATTATTTACCGAAGGAAAATCTGTTTCTAAATATCCTCTACGATTGGTTTATAATACCGGGACTTTTGGCGAAGGTGAAAAAATAAAAATTGGTGTCTCGGTTTCTAAAAAATATTTTAAAAAAGCCGTAGATCGCAATTATTTCAAACGTGTGCTTCGCGAAACTTATAGACTCAACAAACATTTACTACTTGACAATCTGGATCAGCCTTATTCATTTATGTTTTTCTATCAAAGCAAAGACCGATTGAGTTATGATGAAATCAACACAAAAACTATACAGCTTTTCGAGAAATTTATTCAACAAATAAAAAAAGAAGAAACGACTCCATAAATTTTGATTAAAAAAATGAGTACAACTACTGTCTAAGCTTTAATCTAAATTAATTTTGTATTTTTAAAAATAAATTAAGCCTATTTATAAAATCAAAATATGGAACGCCTTCAAATCTGGATTTTATGAAATTTCAAACTTCTTTTTGACATTATTTAGAGATTTGACCTTATTTATAGTAACAATTTTATTTTATAAGAAAACGTTTTAAGAAAAAAACATATAATCATGCATACTCTTTTTCAAAAAAAATTCATCATTCCAGTTATTGCATCAGCATTTTTATATGTAGGTGTTAGTTTTAAAGACGACTATTTTGAGATTGCAAAACAGATAGAGATTTTCACCACACTATTCAAGGAATTGAACAAGAATTATGTAGATGAAACTACTCCTGCAGATTTGATGAACAACGCTATAAAAGGGATGTTGAGTTCCCTTGATCCTTATACAGTTTATTTTAATGAACAGGAAGTACTTAAATTCAAGATCAATAATACTGGTGAATATACCGGAATTGGAGCTTTGATAACCCGAAAAGACGATAAATTAATTATAAAAGAGCCTTACAAAAACTTCCCGGCAGATAAAGCGGGACTCAAGGCCGGAGACGAAATTATCCAAATTGGTGATACACCATTGACCGACTTCAAAGATGACGCTTCACAACTTTTGAAAGGTTCAAAAAACACTAAAATCGACATTAAATACATTCGTCAGGGAAAAACACTTTCAACTGTAATTGTATTGGATGAAGTCGAGATCAAATCGGTTCCTTATTTCGGAAAAATAGATGCAAAAACTGGGTATATAGTATTGGCCCGCTTTAACAACAAAGCTTCAAATGAAACCAAAGAGGCTCTAGAACAACTAAAAAGAGAAGGAGCCGAAAGAATCGTTCTGGATTTAAGGGGCAATCCTGGAGGGTTATTGAACGAAGCTGTAAATATCTGCAATCTTTTCGTACCCAAAAATGAAACTATTGTTACCACTAAATCAAAAATAGAAAAACACAACAACACCTATAAAACTACCAAGGAGCCTGTAGACACAAACATACCGCTAGTTATTTTAGTAAATGGACGAAGTGCATCTGCCTCCGAAATTGTTTCTGGAGCATTACAGGATTTGGATCGTGCTGTAATTTTGGGCAGTCGTAGCTTTGGAAAAGGATTAGTACAAAGACCTGTAGAATTAACATATGGAACACAGCTCAAAGTAACTATTTCGCGTTACTATACTCCTTCAGGCAGATGCATTCAAGCATTAGATTATGCTCATAAAGATAAAAATGGTGTTGCTACTAGAACCGATGCCAAAAACTACAACACCTTTAAAACCAGAAAAGGAAGAACAGTTTATGATGGAGGCGGTGTTTTACCAGATATAGAAATGGAAGAAACCAAAACTAGCCCTATAACTAATGCATTGCTAAAAAACGATGGGATTTTTCAGTATGCAACATACTACTATTACAAAAATCCTAATTTAGGAACTAAGATTCCAACGCTTACAGATGCTGATTACTCAGATTTCAAACAATTTTTGAAAACACAAAAACTAACTTTTGATACCGAGACTGAAATCGCTTTAAAAAATACTTTGGCTACTGCCAAAAAAGAAAATCTAGACGAATCTATTTCTACTGAATATCAACAATTGCTTACAGCTCTTCAAAAATCCGAAAACAATCAATTAGATAAAAACCAAAAAGAAATCAAAGGTTTACTGCTAGACGAAATCATCAAACGTTATCAATATCAAGAAGGATTGTACGATTATTATATAAAAAATAATGCCGAAATCAAGAAAGCTGTTGCTATTTTGAATAACCCTGTAGAATATAATGGTATTTTGAAAAACTAACCGCGTAATGAGGTGCAGTTAATAATTAGCATAAAATTAAACTAATTCCTCACCATCTCGATATGCGGAATATCATCTTCTAGATACATTTCGCTGGTTTGAACAAATCCATGGCTTTCGTAGAATTTTTTAAGATACAATTGCGCTCCAATAGTAATTTGGCTTTCGCCAAAATAAATCTGTATACCCGAAATGGCTTCGTTCATTAAATCGTGTCCCCATTTTCTATCTCTATAGTCAGGATCTACAGTTACTCTCCCAATTGAAGCGTTATCAAAACTGATTCCAGCTTTGAAAAGTCGAGCGTGAGCCACAATTTTGCCATCAAAAATCCCAAAAAGATGTAAAGCCACTTTATCCTTGCCATCAAGATCAAGATAGACACAGTTTTGCTCCACTACAAAGATTCTACTTCGTAATTGGAGTATATCATATAGTTCATTAACCGTTAATGCCTCAAAAGGCTTTATTTTCCATTCTATAGTCATTATTCCTTTTTTTAAATATTTTTAGATACAGATAAGCACTATGAAATCTAAAAACGCTACTACATCTTTGCTCCTTGTATGACTGACTCTAATTCATGCATAAAATCACGCTTGTCTCTTGAAGGGGAATAACTAAATCCTTCTAAAAACAAAATCCTATTTTTATCAGCATCCAAAATCATATAATTCACGAAAGGCCCAAACATAAAACTATCTTTTAATCGCCAAGTCCCTTTTGTTACATAAGCAACTTTCCCTCCTACTTTGGTTTTAAAAAAGTAAATGGGGTAGGATTGATCGATATACATTGTTGATTCCGGCTCAGTTCCTTTTACATATAACCCTCCTATAGAATCTTGAAGCTTTAAAATTCTTGAAAATACATTCAAATTGCTTTTTATCGAGCTCAAAGGCAGTTTAGAGATTAGCAAACTATTACTACCGCTAATGCACTCTTTTTTTAGCCATACAAAATCAGTCTTTTTAATAGTATAAGAATAACTATTGGGAACTTTCAGAACAACTTGAAATTGTTTCTGAATAACCTTAGGATTAAGGATAGAATCACTTAACAGTCTTTGGTGCTCAATGATTTCCCCTTTTTCTATAATTTGGATTATTTGTGGAGCGTGTGTTTCTAAAATTTCAAGAATTGCCGAAACTGATTTTCCTGAGATATGAAACACATTTTGTGGCGTAGCATACTGATCTTTCTTAATCTCAAAAACATTTTGATCGGTTTTCTTGATTACAATAATCGTCCTGCTTTTGGTCATAAATCCTTCCATCAAATGGGTAGGATATTGATTTATGTCAAATAATGGTTCTTCTTTTGGTAAACCTTCAACTGGACGGGCAAATTTATTTCTAATACTGTCTCCAATAACGCCATACCAAAGGTTATCATCTATAACTACCGATATAGAATTGATTTTCCCTGAAGAATGTCGTACCAAATTATCATTTTTCTTGGAGCAAGAAAGAAAAAAGAGTAAGGACAGAAATACAAATAAAATAGGCTTTTTATTCATCATAAACCGATTATAAAATAGACCTCAAAAGTACAGCAGTTTATTGTATTATCCTTTTATTTTTAATCCCATACCTGGTTTAAGATTGTCACCAGTAATATTGTTCCATTTTTTTAAGTCGGATACAGTTACTCCTGGGTATTGTTTGGATATGCTAAATAAAGAATCTCCTTTCTTAACCAAATAATCAATATCGGCATTTTTAGAAGAAGATGGTAAAATATCTTTTTTCTTAAATGAATCTACCGTTGCGTTATTTGTAATAATAGCCACTTCATTTTTTGCCACTATTAATACATTCCCAACTGCAAGATTATTGTTTTGTAAATTATTCCATTGCTTCAAATCAGCTAAAGAAGTTCCGAATTTTTTAGCGATGTTTCCAAGATTATCTCCTTTTTTAACTTCGTATTGAATGTCTTTAAGCTCTGGAGTGTTTACAGCAACAGCTTCTTTATTTTCGACTACTGGACTGGCAACTTGTAAAGACGCTCCCAATTTAAGATTAGTAGAAGTAAGGTGATTCCATTCTTTAATCTCCGCAACAGTTGTATTGTATTTTTTGGCAATCGTGTTAAGATTGTCACCTTTTTGAACGATATAAAGATTCACAGCATCAGAAACTAACGTGTCCGTCTTCTCAATAGAATTTGCTTTAGTTTCTGCATTAGCCAACTTTGGTGCATCGGCTACGATCAAAGCTTTATTTTTACTGGCATTTGAAGCTAAGCTGGTTCTTGAATCTGTATTATCCTCAAGAATAATTTTTAATGATTTACCCGAAGCAACAGAATTTCCTCTGAGGTGATTCCATTTTTTCAAATCAGAAACTGCAACATCATTCTTCTTGGCAATATCTCCCAGATTATCGCCTCGTCTCACTCTATAGTATTTAACTTTACTGTTAGAAGCGATTGCTGTAGCAGAAGAGTCTTTGAAACTATTAAACTTTCTACCAGTATTAACTTTTTCTCTTTTATCTAATTCGTATTGAACATAGGCATAGATTTTATCTTCATTTGAAGTAAAAACCGCCACTTTTGAAGAAGGTAGTGTCAAATAATGGCTTTTTCCAACATAACTTGGGATAACATTTCGTTTGTACGAAGGATTTAAAGCTTGAAGTTGCTCAACCGGTACGTCTAACAATTTTGAAATTTGAGCAAAGGACATCTCTTTTTTGACCATTACGGTATCTGTCGCAAAATGTTTTACTAAAGCTTTCTTAGGAATAATCCCGTGTGCAGTATGATATTCATAAATATACATCGTTGCTAGAAAAGCAGGAACATAACCTTGGGTTTCCTGAGGAAGGTGTTTTTTGATGTTCCAGAAATTTTGTTGACCACCTGATCTACGAATCGCTTTGGTTACATTTCCCGGACCTGAATTATAAGAGGCTAAAACCAAATCCCAGTCGTTAAAAATGGCAAACATATTGGTCATGTATTGCGCTGCTGCTTCAGAAGATTTTAAAGGATCACTACGCTCATCAACATAAGAATCAATATTCAAATTGTATTGTTTTCCCGTTTGATACATAAATTGCCACAAACCTGTAGCTCCTACTCTAGAAACAGCTTTAGGATTTAAAGCTGATTCTACAA
Protein-coding regions in this window:
- a CDS encoding LysM peptidoglycan-binding domain-containing protein, whose translation is MTLKNTTLSFFLLLTFSAFSQNLVEKSEMTSTEKPVSYLDSIKNSFVKYDRTTKTDSLWMNQVSSFDIYNNIETEINTVNVDKDIDKELPTELLKERLAAMDAKSPFNIEYNQGLENLIKSFLKNRRKAFANQMAIAEYYFPIFEEALAKQNVPLEIKYLAVVESALNPKAVSRVGATGLWQFMYQTGKQYNLNIDSYVDERSDPLKSSEAAAQYMTNMFAIFNDWDLVLASYNSGPGNVTKAIRRSGGQQNFWNIKKHLPQETQGYVPAFLATMYIYEYHTAHGIIPKKALVKHFATDTVMVKKEMSFAQISKLLDVPVEQLQALNPSYKRNVIPSYVGKSHYLTLPSSKVAVFTSNEDKIYAYVQYELDKREKVNTGRKFNSFKDSSATAIASNSKVKYYRVRRGDNLGDIAKKNDVAVSDLKKWNHLRGNSVASGKSLKIILEDNTDSRTSLASNASKNKALIVADAPKLANAETKANSIEKTDTLVSDAVNLYIVQKGDNLNTIAKKYNTTVAEIKEWNHLTSTNLKLGASLQVASPVVENKEAVAVNTPELKDIQYEVKKGDNLGNIAKKFGTSLADLKQWNNLQNNNLAVGNVLIVAKNEVAIITNNATVDSFKKKDILPSSSKNADIDYLVKKGDSLFSISKQYPGVTVSDLKKWNNITGDNLKPGMGLKIKG
- a CDS encoding DUF4837 family protein — translated: MMNKKPILFVFLSLLFFLSCSKKNDNLVRHSSGKINSISVVIDDNLWYGVIGDSIRNKFARPVEGLPKEEPLFDINQYPTHLMEGFMTKSRTIIVIKKTDQNVFEIKKDQYATPQNVFHISGKSVSAILEILETHAPQIIQIIEKGEIIEHQRLLSDSILNPKVIQKQFQVVLKVPNSYSYTIKKTDFVWLKKECISGSNSLLISKLPLSSIKSNLNVFSRILKLQDSIGGLYVKGTEPESTMYIDQSYPIYFFKTKVGGKVAYVTKGTWRLKDSFMFGPFVNYMILDADKNRILFLEGFSYSPSRDKRDFMHELESVIQGAKM
- a CDS encoding S41 family peptidase → MHTLFQKKFIIPVIASAFLYVGVSFKDDYFEIAKQIEIFTTLFKELNKNYVDETTPADLMNNAIKGMLSSLDPYTVYFNEQEVLKFKINNTGEYTGIGALITRKDDKLIIKEPYKNFPADKAGLKAGDEIIQIGDTPLTDFKDDASQLLKGSKNTKIDIKYIRQGKTLSTVIVLDEVEIKSVPYFGKIDAKTGYIVLARFNNKASNETKEALEQLKREGAERIVLDLRGNPGGLLNEAVNICNLFVPKNETIVTTKSKIEKHNNTYKTTKEPVDTNIPLVILVNGRSASASEIVSGALQDLDRAVILGSRSFGKGLVQRPVELTYGTQLKVTISRYYTPSGRCIQALDYAHKDKNGVATRTDAKNYNTFKTRKGRTVYDGGGVLPDIEMEETKTSPITNALLKNDGIFQYATYYYYKNPNLGTKIPTLTDADYSDFKQFLKTQKLTFDTETEIALKNTLATAKKENLDESISTEYQQLLTALQKSENNQLDKNQKEIKGLLLDEIIKRYQYQEGLYDYYIKNNAEIKKAVAILNNPVEYNGILKN
- a CDS encoding ribonuclease P protein component, which encodes MNFTYPKTEKLKSKITIGLLFTEGKSVSKYPLRLVYNTGTFGEGEKIKIGVSVSKKYFKKAVDRNYFKRVLRETYRLNKHLLLDNLDQPYSFMFFYQSKDRLSYDEINTKTIQLFEKFIQQIKKEETTP
- a CDS encoding lysophospholipid acyltransferase family protein, which produces MQKIISYPLSFVVLMLVLLTLVVFHPIQWICLNAFGYQAHKKSVDYLNFILLKIVLLLGTTFSFEGRENIPKGVPVIFVANHQSLYDIIAMIWFLRRSHPKFVSKKELGKGVPSVSFNLRHGGSVLIDRKDPKQAIPSIKKLSEYIEKEKRSAVIFPEGTRSKNGKPKEFAQSGLKILCKYAPSAYVVPVSINNSWKLVKYGTFPYGLGNRITFVVHEAIAVKDYGSDEIVKMAETAVVKGIKI
- a CDS encoding GNAT family N-acetyltransferase, coding for MTIEWKIKPFEALTVNELYDILQLRSRIFVVEQNCVYLDLDGKDKVALHLFGIFDGKIVAHARLFKAGISFDNASIGRVTVDPDYRDRKWGHDLMNEAISGIQIYFGESQITIGAQLYLKKFYESHGFVQTSEMYLEDDIPHIEMVRN